In a single window of the Candidatus Poribacteria bacterium genome:
- a CDS encoding glycosyltransferase family 2 protein, giving the protein MGRRVEVSVVMPCLNEAETIGSCIRKAKIALKGMKINGEIIIADNGSSDGSPQIAQSLGAKVILQPIKGYGNAYIAGIKAAKGQYIIIADSDDTYDLSEMPKFIKMLDEGYDLVMGTRLKGKILPKAMPWLHRYVGNPILTWTLNLLFKAGVSDAHCGMRAFRKDAYDKMSLKSGGMEFASEMVIKAAVMKMKIAEVPITYYPRKGKSKLRTFSDGWRHLRFMLSMKVKGWLGRC; this is encoded by the coding sequence ATGGGAAGAAGGGTCGAAGTATCAGTGGTGATGCCATGCCTGAACGAAGCGGAGACAATCGGATCTTGCATCCGAAAGGCTAAGATCGCCCTTAAGGGGATGAAAATCAACGGGGAGATAATCATAGCAGACAACGGCTCCTCCGACGGATCTCCGCAAATAGCCCAATCGCTCGGCGCTAAAGTCATACTCCAACCCATAAAAGGATACGGAAACGCATATATCGCTGGGATTAAAGCAGCTAAAGGTCAATACATCATCATAGCCGACTCTGATGACACCTATGACCTATCCGAGATGCCCAAGTTCATCAAGATGCTGGATGAAGGATACGACCTGGTCATGGGAACCAGACTGAAGGGGAAGATCCTCCCTAAGGCGATGCCATGGCTACACCGATATGTGGGCAATCCCATTCTGACATGGACCTTAAACCTGCTTTTCAAAGCTGGGGTTTCAGACGCCCATTGTGGCATGAGGGCTTTCAGGAAAGATGCTTACGATAAGATGAGCCTCAAATCAGGAGGGATGGAGTTCGCCTCAGAGATGGTGATAAAAGCCGCTGTGATGAAGATGAAAATAGCCGAGGTTCCGATCACCTATTATCCCCGCAAGGGCAAATCGAAGCTGCGTACCTTCTCAGATGGATGGAGACATCTGAGGTTTATGCTGAGCATGAAGGTGAAAGGATGGCTGGGAAGGTGTTGA